One part of the Deltaproteobacteria bacterium genome encodes these proteins:
- a CDS encoding alpha/beta fold hydrolase → MTDIFPGYGFESHYVEIDGHRIHYVDEGQGEVLLMVHGNPTWSYLYRHFISGLKDSYRCIALDHLGFGYSGKPKWADYSMRAHIMRLDSFISKLGLKDITLVVQDWGGIIGLSWAARHKELVKRLVVMNTAAFLPRQPLELLRMKPVPWGFPLLWSLKIPVLGELFVQGLNGFARFMVPLGTSHRERLTPEVMAGYLDPYPTWKSRKAHLESVRQIPILPSHPTWQLLQETGQEISGWEVPAQIIWGMKDPVFVPWFLEEFERRLPNHAPTLKIGDASHFLQDDTPGIIVARIREFLGQREDPGMKSRRLHAVI, encoded by the coding sequence ATGACGGACATTTTCCCCGGTTATGGCTTCGAGTCGCATTATGTCGAAATCGACGGGCACCGGATCCATTACGTTGACGAAGGACAGGGCGAAGTCCTCCTGATGGTCCACGGAAATCCCACCTGGTCGTATCTCTACAGGCATTTCATATCGGGCCTGAAGGACAGTTACCGGTGCATCGCCCTCGATCATCTGGGTTTCGGGTATTCCGGGAAACCCAAGTGGGCCGACTACAGCATGCGTGCCCACATCATGCGGCTGGATTCGTTCATCAGCAAACTGGGCCTGAAGGATATCACGCTGGTCGTTCAGGATTGGGGTGGGATCATCGGCCTCAGCTGGGCCGCACGGCACAAGGAACTGGTCAAGAGGCTTGTGGTCATGAATACGGCCGCGTTTCTTCCCAGGCAGCCGCTGGAACTGCTGCGGATGAAGCCTGTGCCCTGGGGCTTTCCCCTCCTGTGGTCGCTGAAAATACCGGTCCTGGGGGAACTGTTCGTTCAGGGACTGAACGGGTTTGCCCGGTTCATGGTTCCTCTTGGGACCAGCCACCGGGAACGGCTGACGCCGGAAGTCATGGCCGGCTACCTGGATCCGTATCCGACCTGGAAGTCCCGCAAGGCGCATCTGGAAAGTGTCCGGCAGATCCCGATACTTCCCAGCCATCCCACCTGGCAGCTTCTGCAGGAAACGGGGCAGGAGATCAGCGGATGGGAAGTCCCCGCCCAGATCATCTGGGGAATGAAGGATCCGGTCTTCGTTCCGTGGTTCCTGGAGGAGTTTGAAAGGCGTTTGCCGAACCATGCACCGACCCTGAAGATTGGCGACGCAAGCCATTTTCTCCAGGACGATACCCCCGGGATCATTGTTGCCAGAATCCGGGAGTTCCTCGGGCAGCGGGAGGATCCCGGCATGAAATCACGCAGACTGCACGCAGTCATCTGA
- a CDS encoding YbhB/YbcL family Raf kinase inhibitor-like protein has product MKLASTAFGDKARIPAVHTRTGGQPDRSPELVWTGAPAGTRSFALLCIDPHPVARNWVHWIIFDIPPAAGGLKAGQPCTERLPDGSRQGRNGYGDIGWGGPQPPPGTGDHPYEFTLYALDADRLDVKATAPSVEEVRKSMPSHVLGQAALVGYYSQ; this is encoded by the coding sequence ATGAAACTCGCCAGCACGGCGTTTGGCGACAAGGCCCGAATCCCAGCGGTTCATACCCGGACCGGCGGGCAGCCCGACCGTTCTCCCGAACTGGTTTGGACAGGGGCTCCCGCCGGTACCCGGAGCTTTGCGCTGCTGTGCATTGATCCGCATCCGGTGGCCCGGAACTGGGTTCACTGGATCATTTTCGATATCCCGCCCGCTGCCGGGGGACTAAAGGCCGGACAGCCCTGTACGGAACGGCTTCCGGATGGCTCCCGGCAGGGCCGTAACGGTTACGGGGATATCGGGTGGGGAGGCCCCCAGCCACCCCCGGGAACAGGCGATCATCCGTACGAGTTCACGCTGTATGCGCTTGATGCAGACAGGCTCGACGTCAAGGCGACGGCCCCGTCCGTGGAGGAAGTGCGGAAATCCATGCCAAGCCATGTCCTCGGTCAGGCGGCACTGGTTGGCTACTACTCCCAGTAA
- a CDS encoding cation:proton antiporter: MSHTDVVGLFAGLGLLLLSTRFLGNWAERFRLPCVFGELLAGVILGPTILGRVFPDAIRMLFPTSGPPAVVFNAITILGISAFLLLSGLEIGLTRIRQRAGLILAVSAGGFLVPFVTGILSASFLMDHAGPSASPLIFTLFFATAMSITALPVIVKILKDLKALQNQTGAVVIAAASINDLGGWLLIALILKLMPADKVAISEVAVTGLSVVAFVAIMLTLGRMIFRYVLVRRGGVPPEHGSLFVYVLGLGCLSAAFAEWLGVHAIFGAFVLGLALGDLHHVRSHVAAGIERFVTLVMAPLFFGSIGLQVDFAASFDGGLIVMVLALASAGKLLGSYAGARMGGLDAQRSWATGFAMNARGAMEIAVGTVALRAGIISGPLFVALVIMSVGTSLLAALALKVLLVNAGSPAVADMEADVRYSTSLGGSEFTVSVEAAGSVRQM; this comes from the coding sequence ATGTCCCATACCGATGTCGTGGGCCTGTTTGCCGGTTTGGGGCTTCTGCTGCTCTCCACCCGGTTTCTGGGAAACTGGGCTGAACGGTTCAGGTTGCCATGCGTTTTCGGCGAACTCCTGGCAGGAGTGATACTCGGCCCCACCATCCTGGGGCGCGTCTTCCCGGATGCGATCCGGATGCTTTTCCCCACGTCAGGACCGCCGGCCGTGGTGTTCAATGCCATTACCATCCTGGGCATTTCTGCATTTCTGCTCCTCTCCGGGCTTGAGATCGGGCTGACCAGAATCCGCCAGAGGGCGGGGCTGATTCTTGCCGTCAGTGCCGGAGGGTTTCTCGTCCCCTTTGTCACAGGAATCCTGTCGGCCAGTTTCCTGATGGATCACGCCGGGCCATCGGCGTCACCGTTGATCTTCACGCTGTTTTTCGCGACAGCAATGTCCATCACGGCGTTGCCGGTCATCGTCAAGATCCTCAAGGACTTGAAAGCCCTCCAGAATCAGACGGGCGCAGTGGTGATTGCCGCTGCCTCGATCAATGACCTGGGCGGCTGGCTCTTGATTGCCCTGATCCTGAAGCTGATGCCGGCGGACAAGGTGGCCATATCAGAGGTGGCTGTTACCGGGCTTTCGGTCGTGGCGTTCGTTGCCATCATGCTGACGCTTGGCCGGATGATTTTCCGGTATGTCCTGGTGCGCCGTGGCGGAGTCCCTCCGGAGCATGGCTCGCTGTTTGTCTATGTGCTCGGACTGGGCTGCCTGTCGGCGGCCTTCGCGGAATGGCTGGGCGTGCACGCAATCTTTGGCGCGTTTGTCCTGGGGCTGGCTCTTGGCGACCTGCATCATGTCAGGAGCCATGTCGCCGCCGGGATTGAGCGCTTTGTCACACTTGTCATGGCACCGCTGTTCTTTGGCAGCATCGGGCTTCAGGTTGATTTCGCAGCCAGCTTTGATGGGGGACTGATCGTGATGGTGCTGGCACTGGCCAGCGCCGGGAAACTGCTGGGTTCCTATGCCGGAGCCCGGATGGGCGGCCTGGATGCACAGCGTTCCTGGGCGACCGGATTTGCCATGAATGCCCGTGGTGCGATGGAGATCGCCGTTGGCACTGTCGCGCTGCGGGCCGGGATCATATCTGGACCGCTTTTTGTCGCGCTGGTCATCATGTCGGTTGGAACGTCACTGCTTGCTGCGCTGGCGCTCAAGGTTTTGCTCGTCAATGCCGGAAGTCCAGCCGTTGCGGATATGGAGGCGGACGTCAGGTATTCGACGAGTCTTGGTGGCAGCGAGTTTACGGTTTCCGTGGAAGCTGCCGGCTCAGTCCGGCAGATGTAG